Proteins from one Embleya scabrispora genomic window:
- a CDS encoding ABC transporter permease, producing the protein MPDMNKQQREQLPTASDEQPQFGSIENPGLMLADEEGTTLEKRGAYAAPDVQGPQSKPRGAWGEAWRELRHNPSFYVSGVLLLFLIFMAFFPGVFTDIDPRHCPILDTNKDPSGDHWFGTNVQGCDVYARTVFGARASIIVGVATTALIVVIGGLIGALSGYFGGWLDTILARVTDIFFGIPLLLAALVFMSSFKDRTVWTVVAALGIFGWMQIARIMRGSVITVKKSDYVVAAKALGAGTGRILGRHVLPNAIAPVIVVATISLGTFIATEATLSFLGIGLPPTEISWGADISSATTALRDSPYQLIFPSIFLSVTVFSFILLGDAVRDALDPKLR; encoded by the coding sequence ATGCCTGACATGAACAAGCAGCAGCGCGAACAGCTGCCGACGGCGAGCGACGAGCAGCCCCAGTTCGGCTCGATCGAGAACCCCGGCCTGATGTTGGCGGACGAAGAAGGCACGACGCTGGAAAAGCGCGGCGCCTACGCGGCCCCGGACGTCCAGGGCCCGCAGAGCAAGCCCCGCGGTGCGTGGGGCGAGGCGTGGCGCGAGCTGCGGCACAACCCGAGTTTCTACGTCTCCGGCGTGCTGCTGCTGTTCCTGATCTTCATGGCGTTCTTCCCCGGCGTGTTCACCGACATCGATCCGCGGCACTGTCCGATTTTGGACACCAACAAGGACCCGTCGGGAGACCACTGGTTCGGTACCAACGTCCAGGGTTGCGACGTCTACGCCCGCACCGTGTTCGGTGCTCGCGCGTCGATCATCGTCGGTGTCGCCACGACCGCGCTGATCGTGGTCATCGGCGGTCTCATCGGCGCCCTGTCCGGCTACTTCGGCGGCTGGCTGGACACCATCCTGGCGCGCGTGACGGACATTTTCTTCGGCATCCCGCTGCTGCTCGCGGCGCTGGTGTTCATGAGCTCGTTCAAGGACCGCACGGTGTGGACCGTGGTCGCCGCGCTCGGCATCTTCGGTTGGATGCAGATCGCGCGCATCATGCGTGGTTCGGTGATCACCGTGAAGAAGTCCGACTACGTGGTGGCCGCCAAGGCGCTCGGCGCCGGCACCGGCCGCATCCTGGGTCGGCATGTGCTTCCCAACGCGATCGCCCCGGTGATCGTGGTCGCGACCATCTCGCTCGGCACCTTCATCGCCACCGAGGCGACGTTGTCGTTCCTCGGTATCGGACTGCCGCCCACCGAGATCTCGTGGGGTGCGGACATCAGCTCGGCGACCACCGCACTGCGCGACTCGCCGTACCAGCTGATCTTCCCGTCGATCTTCCTTTCGGTCACGGTGTTCAGCTTCATCCTGCTCGGCGACGCGGTGCGCGACGCCCTCGACCCGAAGCTCCGCTGA
- a CDS encoding ABC transporter permease codes for MGRYVVRRLLQMIPVFIGTTFLIYYMVYQLGGDPISAMFGDKGADPVFVRLKREEFHLNDPLIVQYWYYITDLLQGNFGTSFNGRPVSEELKRAFPVSIRLAVIAFAIEVVIGVGLGLLSGLRRGKLADTLVLAGTLVVISIPVFVLGTIAQFWLGSEWGIFEATASVGDPTWSQLVLPGLVLGSLSLAFVARLTRTSVAENMRADYVRTATAKGLPRRRVVTRHLLRNSLIPVVTFLGADLGALMAGAIVTEGIFNVDGVGRLIYLAVTKHESSTVVGAVAALVMIYLVMNLIVDLLYAVLDPRIRYA; via the coding sequence ATGGGGCGATATGTCGTACGGCGACTGCTCCAGATGATCCCGGTGTTCATCGGGACCACGTTCTTGATCTATTACATGGTGTACCAGCTGGGTGGCGACCCCATCTCGGCCATGTTCGGCGACAAGGGTGCCGACCCTGTCTTCGTGCGCCTGAAGCGGGAAGAGTTCCACCTGAACGACCCGCTGATCGTGCAGTACTGGTACTACATCACCGACCTGCTCCAGGGTAATTTCGGGACCAGCTTCAACGGCCGTCCCGTCTCCGAGGAGCTCAAGCGCGCCTTCCCGGTGTCGATCCGGCTCGCCGTGATCGCGTTCGCGATCGAGGTCGTCATCGGTGTCGGCCTCGGCCTGCTGTCCGGCCTGCGCCGCGGCAAGCTGGCGGACACCCTGGTTCTCGCGGGCACCCTGGTGGTCATCTCGATCCCGGTGTTCGTGCTCGGCACCATCGCGCAGTTCTGGCTCGGCAGCGAGTGGGGCATCTTCGAAGCCACCGCGAGCGTGGGCGACCCGACCTGGAGCCAGTTGGTCCTGCCCGGCCTCGTGCTCGGTTCGCTCTCCCTGGCCTTCGTCGCCCGATTGACCCGAACCAGCGTCGCCGAGAACATGCGCGCGGACTATGTGCGTACCGCCACGGCCAAGGGTCTTCCGCGCCGTCGTGTGGTCACCCGACACCTGCTGCGCAACTCGCTCATCCCCGTCGTGACCTTCCTCGGCGCCGACCTCGGCGCGCTGATGGCCGGCGCGATCGTGACCGAGGGCATCTTCAACGTCGACGGCGTCGGCCGCCTGATCTACCTCGCGGTCACCAAGCACGAGAGCTCGACAGTGGTCGGTGCGGTGGCGGCACTGGTGATGATCTACCTGGTCATGAACCTGATCGTCGACCTGCTGTACGCCGTCCTGGACCCGAGGATCCGGTATGCCTGA
- a CDS encoding peptide ABC transporter substrate-binding protein — protein sequence MRGTTRVKWVVGVAVLGLAATACGSSDDKKDDKGGGGGSNGLPAGYYSAYSTEPQNPLQPANSNENGGFYPLQLMFRGLYTYDSKTGQPVPAMAESVESTDSINYTVKIKSGWTFHNGEPVTAKSYVDAWNWGAVSTNKQINASPWFEKIEGYEATHPKEGEPTSKELSGLKVVDDKTFTIKLVQAYSSFKASLGYVVYSPLPQEFFKDPAKYGEAPIGNGPFQLDTANGGWNHKKSLTVKKYDKYAGTDKPKSNGVQLQFYTSYDAGYTALRDNKLDVIDQIPTSAIGSFKKDLGERAIEAPQFSIQKIGFPLYDAGWGAPGKEKVRQGLSMAIDRASIVKAIYKGAEQPATDWLAPNIPGYSKDITGELTKYDPVKAKQLVKDGGGIPGGKLTIATNADGPHKEWVTAVCNSINEVIGQGSCEPKLYPEFGVARKDISGKKMTGAYRTGWRGDYPFPDNFLADIYQTGAASNDAGYSSPIFDDLAKRASAASDQTEAIKLWQDAERQLAKDVPSIPLWYYVTKGGSSTKVSNVQIDPYGNPVWTEVTVK from the coding sequence ATGCGCGGAACAACGCGCGTGAAGTGGGTCGTCGGTGTGGCCGTTCTGGGCCTGGCCGCGACTGCGTGTGGCAGCAGCGACGACAAGAAGGACGACAAGGGCGGCGGTGGCGGCAGCAACGGCCTGCCCGCCGGCTACTACTCGGCCTACAGCACCGAGCCGCAGAACCCGCTCCAGCCCGCGAACTCGAACGAGAACGGCGGCTTCTACCCGCTTCAGCTCATGTTCCGCGGCCTGTACACGTACGACTCCAAGACCGGGCAGCCCGTGCCAGCCATGGCGGAGTCGGTGGAGTCCACCGACTCGATCAACTACACGGTGAAGATCAAGTCCGGGTGGACCTTCCACAACGGCGAGCCGGTCACCGCGAAGTCCTACGTGGACGCCTGGAACTGGGGCGCCGTCTCCACGAACAAGCAGATCAACGCGAGCCCCTGGTTCGAGAAGATCGAGGGCTACGAGGCGACTCACCCCAAGGAGGGTGAGCCCACCAGCAAGGAGCTGAGCGGCCTCAAGGTCGTGGACGACAAGACGTTCACGATCAAGCTGGTCCAGGCGTACTCGTCCTTCAAGGCGAGCCTCGGCTACGTGGTCTACTCGCCGCTGCCGCAGGAGTTCTTCAAGGACCCGGCGAAGTACGGCGAGGCGCCGATCGGCAACGGCCCGTTCCAGCTCGACACCGCCAACGGCGGCTGGAACCACAAGAAGTCGCTGACCGTGAAGAAGTACGACAAGTACGCCGGTACGGACAAGCCGAAGTCGAACGGCGTGCAGCTCCAGTTCTACACGTCCTACGACGCCGGTTACACCGCGCTGCGTGACAACAAGCTCGACGTGATCGACCAGATTCCGACGTCGGCGATCGGCAGCTTCAAGAAGGACCTGGGCGAGCGCGCGATCGAGGCCCCGCAGTTCTCGATCCAGAAGATCGGCTTCCCGCTGTACGACGCCGGCTGGGGCGCGCCGGGCAAGGAGAAGGTCCGTCAGGGCCTGTCCATGGCGATCGACCGGGCGAGCATCGTCAAGGCGATCTACAAGGGCGCCGAGCAGCCGGCGACCGACTGGCTGGCCCCGAACATCCCGGGTTACAGCAAGGACATCACCGGCGAGCTGACCAAGTACGACCCGGTCAAGGCCAAGCAGCTGGTCAAGGACGGTGGCGGCATCCCCGGTGGCAAGCTCACCATCGCCACCAACGCGGACGGCCCGCACAAGGAATGGGTCACCGCGGTCTGCAACAGCATCAACGAGGTCATCGGGCAGGGCTCCTGCGAGCCGAAGCTCTACCCCGAGTTCGGTGTCGCGCGCAAGGACATCTCGGGTAAGAAGATGACCGGCGCGTACCGTACCGGCTGGCGCGGCGACTACCCGTTCCCGGACAACTTCCTCGCCGACATCTACCAGACCGGTGCCGCGTCCAACGACGCGGGCTACTCCAGCCCGATCTTCGACGACCTGGCCAAGCGCGCGAGCGCCGCTTCCGACCAGACCGAGGCCATCAAGCTCTGGCAGGACGCCGAGCGGCAGTTGGCGAAGGACGTCCCGTCGATCCCGCTGTGGTACTACGTGACCAAGGGCGGCTCCTCGACCAAGGTCTCCAACGTTCAAATCGACCCGTACGGCAACCCGGTTTGGACCGAGGTCACCGTCAAGTAG